A stretch of DNA from Longimicrobiaceae bacterium:
GGGGCGGCAATGGCCGAACCGACCGCGCGGGAGGCGGTCGACGCGATCCGGCAGAAGGTCCTCGAGCGAGGACCCGACGACAACTTTACCGCAGTGCTGGTGCGGGCGCGTGCCGACGCCGACCCCACACCCGTGCTGCACGATCAGACGTTGCCGATGGAGCGGATTCCTGCATCGCACACTCCCGCTTCAGCCGCACTCGCCGGGCGTCGCAAGGGAGCCGCGGCGGCTCTGGTGGTGGCGCTTCTCGCGCTTGCCGCCTCGCTGGCGGCCCTCTGGCTGCTGTGGCAGGGGCAGAGCGAGGCCAGGATCCGCGCCGACGAGGTGGCCCGGCTGCAGGCCAGCGTCGATTCGCTGAATGCCAGGATCTCGGAGCTGATCGATCCCTTCGGGCCGACCGCGGGGGACACGGTGCGGGACTCCGTAGCGGCCTCACCAAACGATACGTCGCCATGATCGACCTGCCATCGCCCGAGGAGCGCGCGGAGAATACCACCTCGTTCCTCGACACCCTGCTGCGCGACGCGCTGCCGGAGATCAAGCTGGCGCTGGGTGAGCTGATCGACCGCGAGAACAGTCGCTCGTTGCCGGAGCGCTATGCCAGGTTGCTGCCCGATACCGTGCTCGTGGTCACCCTCCGCGCGGATGCCGCTGCCGCCATCGCCCCCCTGGTGGAAACGGTGGAGCGCGATCTCACCGACTCGGTGATGCGCCACGGGTCGCTCTACGATCGTCGGTACCGTGTGCAGCTCCGTCGCTCGGAGGACCCCGACGCCCCGCTCTACCGCGTTTCGGCCCATGCCGGACACCTACCCGTCCCTGGACCCGACATCGGTCACGAGGCGGCAACCCCCTCCGCGCCGTCGAATGCGGCAACGCCCGCGGCGCCGGATCCTGTGGACGCCACCACCGAAGCCTCTACGGAGGCACTCCCCGTGGCGGATCCCGACGCGACGCGGGTGGACGAGGCTGGCCCGCCTGGGTGGACGGCCGGACAGTGGGTGCTGGTGGTGGAGACGCTCGAGGGCGAAGAAAAGGAAGTATTCCGGCTCACCGAACCTTTCACGACCCTAGGTCGCCGCACCGCGGATCCCGAGTTGCAGACGACCATTGGCCTGAGCGATGTGCCGCATGTCAGCCGCAGGCAGCTGGTACTGCTCTTCGAGGAGCGCGAGGGAGAGCCGGGGTTCAAGCTCTACAACCTGGGGCTGAACTCCCTTCATCTCCCCGACCGCGAGCTGCGTGGCGCCCGGCTGGGCCGTGGGGCTCTCCAGCTCGAGAAGGTGTCGGAGGCGAGCATCGCGTGGATCAGGCCCGGAACTCCAGTGCGCATCGGCGACCACGGGCCGGTCCTGCGGATCGAGGAGGTGCCTCCCGACCAGGAGGAGGAAGTGAACGATCCCGACGCGACCGTGCACGACTGACGGGGAAACCAGGACGAGGCGAGGCACAGCGAGCTGCGAAATGGCTGGATTGGAAGGTTTGCTGGCGGGACGCGTGCTCGGCGGCCGCTACCTGATCGAGGAGGTCATCGGTCGCGGCGGCATGGGCGCGGTCTATAGGGCGCTCGACGAGCGGCTCGGTCGGCGCGTCGCCGTGAAGGTGATCACCCTGGTCGGCGGCGATCCCGACGCCGTGGAGCGTCTGCGTGCCCGCTTCCATCGCGAGGCTCGCGCGGCGGCAGCGCTTCCGCATCACCCGAACGTCGTGCCAGTTTACGACTACGGGACGGACGAGGATCTCGGTCTCGACTACATCGTGATGGAGCTGCTGCGCGGGCAGGACCTCGCCACGCGCATGGCGCGCTCGGGCGCGCCACCCCTTTCCACCGCCTTGAGGATCCTGCTGCAGGCGGTACGCGGCGTGGCAGTCGGTCACCGCTCCGGCCTGATTCACCGCGATGTGAAGCCCGGCAACATCTTCCTCACCCAGGGGGACGAGCGCGAAGTCCAGGTGCGGGTGGTGGACTTCGGCATCGCCAAGCTGGTCGATGACGACGACACGGCCAACCAACTCACGCAAGACGGCCGAGTTCCGCACTCGCCCGCCTTTGCCTCACCCGAGCAGCTCCGCGGGCTGAGCCGACTCACGCCGGCCTCGGACGTCTTCAGCTTGGGCGCGGTCGGCTACCTGCTGCTCACCGGTGAGCGGCCCTTCACGGATGCCGATCGCAACCGCATGTCGCTGGGCATGCCGGTGCCCCCACCCCGGATGCGGACCTCACATCCCGCGATTCCCGCCGCGGTTGAGGTGGTGATCCAGAAGGCGCTCGCTTACGATCCGGCCGACCGCTTTCCCGACGCGGTCGCCATGCTGGAGGCGCTCGAAGATGCCATTCAGGGCATCGCCACCACTCCGCTCGACCCCTACGCCGGCGTGCGCTACGATCGTCCGCTCTCGGAGCCGACTGTAGCGGGGCAGAGGCGGCCGGAAGGGCTCGAGGGAGATGAGGATCGCACACGGCTGCTGGCCGAGCAGGGTGATCGCACACGCCTCCTGCCCGAGGAGGACGACCGAACGCGCCTCCTCCCCGAACGAGACGAGGCCACGCTGGCCGAGCCCGCCACACCTCCGACGGGCACGCCTTCTCCTCCGCCTCCGACGACGGCTCCGCGCCGGCAGGGTCCGCGGGCATTCACCCCACGGAAGCCACCGAAGAAGAGGAGTCGGGCGGGACTGGTGGTCTGGACGTTGGTCTTGCTGGCCCTCGCCGCGGTCGCCTACTGGGCGTATCTGGAAGCCAACCGCCGGGTGGCGGAGATCCCGCCTCCTCCCGAGGAGATCCGCGGCATCGGCGAACCGGTGGATGTCGAACCACCCCCGGAACGCGACATGCTCAACGCGGTGTTGCTCAACAGCGACGGCCGACGTCAGTACGATGCGGGACATTATGATTCCGCGCTGGTGAGCTTCCGGCTCGCGGTCGAGGTGGATCCCGAGAACGCGAACTACCGGCGAAACCTCGCCCTTGCCCTCCTCAGCCAGGGACAGAACGAAGACGAGACAACACAGCTCCGAATGGCGGAGGAAGCGGTGGGACACCTCGAGCGGGCGCTGGCGCTGGATCCGACGCTGGAAATCGCTCAGTACGACTACGCCCGCGCCCTGTTGGTGACCGGAGACACCGCCCAGGCGCTGGAGGAGTTTCGCACTTTCGCCAATCGCGTGGCGAATGCCTCCAACCCTGATCTCGCCGCTACCTATCTGGCGGCACAGAACGCGATCACCCGCATCCGGACCGCACAGCTCAGTGCCGCGCGGGCGGCGCAGCGGGCCCAGCAGGATACCGCGCCGCCCCGGCTTCCGGTACCGGACACCATCGCTCCCGTCGTCCCCGCGGAGCCGGACGGCTGAATGGGCCGGACCATTCGGGTGCGAGGTTCGGGTGTCGTCCGCGTCCCCGCCTACGGAATCGCCGACGCCGAGCACCTGGTCGAGAAGGAGCTCGGACGCCTCTGGCCCGAAGCACGGGTACGCATCCTGGAGGTGTCGCGTGAAGGCCCCGCCCGACTGGTGGAGGATTTCGAGGTCGAGTACCGGATCGAGGGGGGCGTGGAGGCGTCTGCCGAGGAGGCGGTCCAAGCCCGGCGCGAGGCCTTTCGCCACCTGCGGTCACTCGTGCAGGGGACCCGCTACGCCCTCACCCGCTGGGAAGAGAGGCGCTGATTACCCCTCCCTGGTCGTAAAGCGCACTCGAAGGCGGTATTCGCTGAGGACGCTCACGAACGCCGCCGCAGCCGCACCAAAGGCTCCGCGCTCTCGCAGGTCGGTCGGGCTCGCGCCGAGCAACTTCTGAGTGACCCTCCGCAGCCCGCTATCAGACGAATAGCCAGCCGCCACCGCGATGTCGCGCACACTCCGTCCGGGGTCGTCGAGGAGCGCGCACGCCAGCAGCACTCGCATCCAGGCCAGCAGCAGGCGCGCCGGCGGCGTTCCTGCCATGCCCGTCCATCGCACGAGAGTACGCGGGGCCAGGCCTAGGGCGGCGGCCAGATCACGCCCGTGGCCGCCAGTCGTCACCACTTCCACCGCCGCATCGAGGATGGCGCGTGCGCGCCCGCTGGTCTCCGGTGGTAGCACCTCCTCGAGCAGCGAGCGCAGCGGACGGCTGCGCGCCGCCCTCAAGCGACGGGCGATCGCGGGAACCGTATCGTCGTGGCCGAGGATGATGAGCTGCACGATTCCTCGGCGGCCGAGCTCTCTCACCAGCTCATGAGCGTTCGGCGGGACGCGCAGAGCCGCCACCACCGCGGTGGACGGGTAGGCCTGGAGCAGAGATCGCGCTCGCAACGACAACCTGGGCGCCCGTCCGGACGAGATCCGGGCGTGCGGCTCGTCCCGCATGGTCGGATCGAGCAGCACCACCGCGGAAGGAGGGCCCTGTCGGACGGAGGCTTCCAGCCCCGCCCAGTCCTCTACCTCCACGTAGTCGAAGTCGGTGCCACACGCCTCGCGCACGCGCGCACGCAGGCTCGCGTCCGGGTGCAGCACCAGGAGAGGACGAATGACGGGTCGCATGTCAAAGATTCGGAGGACGAGCTGAACTGCAGGCGGGGAGCGAGAAGATATCCGCGCCGGCGACGTGCCGCCATGCGGCCTGCGCGCGGCGACTTGCCGGCCCCGCGCGCCCCCGTAGCTTCATGCCGGCTGACGAACCCATTGGACTCGAGCTCCCCGGTACCGTGCGGCAGACCGCCCGCTCCATTTTGCAGGCCGCGGCTTTCCTCCTCCTCTTCCTGGTGTGGAACGTGGCGGCGAGCCTTTGCTTGCTGCTCTCCATCCAGCTCGGCTACCCGCTGGTGGGTCTGGGCATCTCCATCGCGCTGTACTTCCTGCTCCTCTGGGGGGTGGCGCTGCGTGCCGAGGCGCCCCGTCGACGCCTGGCGCTCCTACGTCTCCGGCCTCTGGATCAGGAGACCCTCCGATGGACACTGGCGGGGGTGCCCGTGCTCCTGGCGCTGTCCTGGGCCGTGGGCGAGGTGTACGTACGTCTCGTCCCCGTGCCCCCGGAGAGCTTCAATCCGTTCGGCGACCTGATGGTGACCGCGGAAGGACGGCTGGCGGTGACCATGCTGGCCGTGGGGATCGCGCCCGTGCTCGAGGAGTTCTTCTTCCGCGGCTTTCTACAGGGCCTGCTGGAGCGCAGCTTCGGGTCGATCGTGGGCCTCGTCGCGGCTGCGGCCATCTTTGCGGCCGTCCACGTCCTTCCGTGGATCTTTCCGCTCCACTTCTTCCTGGGCCTGGCCTTCGGCTACGCCGTCTGGGCCACGCGCTCGATCTGGACGGGGGTGATCCTGCACGCCGCGAACAACGCGGCCGCGGTGGCCGGGCTGGGGCTGGAGGGGCGCGACCCGTCTCCCACCCCGACCCTGTGGCAGGTCGGTCCCGACGTAGGGTGGTGGATGAGCCTGGGTATTCTGCTCGTCAGTGCCGTCCTCGCCTATCTCGTTGCCGTCCGGCTCTACCGGGCGGGACGGGGTGAGAGCTTGCGCCCTCGGCTCGGGCGTGGGTAGCTTCCACCAAAACGAGGTACCCGTTTGATTTTGATGCGAGTCGCTTCCGCTTTACTCCTCGCCACCTCCACGCTCGTCACCGGTTGCGTCGACGCCACCGGGATTTTCAACGACTGCGCCTCGGAGATGGCGGCGGTGCGCGTCGACGAAGGTGGACCTCCCGACGCTACCCAGTCGGACGAGGATCGGGGGGATCACACCGAGGTCTGGTACTTCGATGATAGCCGGCAGAAGTATACCTTCCGCTGGGGAGTATCATACGACGGCTGCAAGGTGGAGAGAGGGAGCTTCGTCATCTCCCCGCTTCCCGACTCAGCCGATCGGTAAGGCCGCCGCTCCGGTGCTTCAGAGAAGGCCGGAGCACCGTTGAATCCGACTGCTTCGGCCGCTGCGGGTGCGCCGAAGCAAGCCGCCATCTCGCCTCCTCAAGTCCAGAAAGGATTGACGATGGCTGACACCCCCAACACGCTGGACACCCTCCTACAGGAAGACCGCCTCTTCCCTCCACCGCCAGACTTCGCGCAGGCTGCCCACGTCTCGGACGATGCCATCTACGCCGAGGCAGCCGCGGACCCGGAAGGATACTGGGCCCGTTGGGCCGAGGAGCTCCACTGGCACCGCAAGTGGGACCGCGTGCTCGAGTGGGATCCGCCGCACGCGAAGTGGTTCGTCGGTGGAAAGCTCAACGCCGCCTACAACTGCCTCGACAGGCACCTCCAGGGTGATCGTCGGACCCGCGCCGCGCTGATCTGGGAAGGCGAGCCGGGGGACACGGTCACCTACACGTACGAGGAGCTGCACCGCGAGGTGTGCCGCGTCGCTAACGCCCTGAAAGAGCTGGGAATTCGACGCGGCGACCGGGTGGCGATCTACCTGCCGATGATTCCGGAAGCAGCTATCGCCATGCTGGCGTGCGCTCGCATCGGCGCTCCTCACTCGGTTGTCTTCGGGGGATTCTCGGCGGACAGCCTGCGCGATCGGATCCGCGACGCTGAGGCGAAGCTACTGATTACCGCCGACGGTGGGTACCGACGCGGAGGAGTGGTGCCGCTCAAGCGCGCCGCCGACGAAGCCATCGAGCGGGAAGGGGGTTGCCCGACGATCGAGAACGTGCTGGTCGTCCGCCGGCATGGTAGGGACGGAGCGCCCATCGGCAACGCTGCCATGAGGGAGGGGCGCGACCAGTGGTGGCACGAGGTCGTGGGCCGCCAATCGGCGGAATGTCCGGTCGAGGAGATGGACTCCGAGGACCTGCTGTACGTCCTCTACACCTCGGGCACGACGGGGAAGCCGAAGGGGATCATGCACACCACCGGCGGCTACCTCACGCAGTGCTACGCCACCACCAAGTGGGTCTTCGACCTCAAGGACAGCGACGTCTACTGGTGCACCGCCGACGTCGGCTGGGTGACGGGGCACTCCTACATCGTCTACGGCCCGCTGGCCAACGGAGCGACCGCCCTGATGTACGAGGGCGCGCCGGATCATCCCGGCCGTGATCGCTTCTGGGAGCTGGTGGAGAAGTACCGGGTCACCGTCTTCTATACCGCTCCCACGGCGATCCGCGCCTTCATGAAGTGGGGGACGGAGCACCCCGCCAAGCACGACCTCTCGAGCCTACGCCTGCTGGGCACGGTCGGCGAGCCGATCAACCCGGAAGCGTGGATCTGGTACCACGAGAACATCGGCAGGGAGCGCTGCCCCATCGTGGATACCTGGTGGCAGACGGAAACCGGGGCGATCATGATCACGCCGCTTCCCGGCGTCACGGCCACCAAGCCGGGCTCCGCCACCGTTCCCTTCCCCGGCATCGAGGCCGACATCCTCAGCCAGACGGGCGACGTGATCACCAACGGCGGTGGTTTCCTCGCCATTCGCCAGCCCTGGCCCGCGATGCTCCGGGGAATCTGGGGTGATCCGCAGCGCTACCGGGACACCTACTGGTCCAAGTGGGCGGGGCAAACCATCGATCGCGATGGCAGTCCGCAGGACGGGGCCAGCGTCTACTTCCCCGGCGATGGCGCCAAGCGGGACGAGGATGGCTACTTCTGGGTCATCGGCCGTATCGACGACGTGCTCAACGTTGCCGGGCACCGCATCGGCACCATGGAGGTGGAGAGCGCGCTGGTCGACCATCCCGCCGTGGCCGAAGCCGCGGTGGTGGGCAAGGCGCACGACATCAAAGGTCAGGCGGTTGCCGCCTTCGTGACGCTGAAGGAGGGGTACGAGCCGGACGAGGACCTGCGCCGCGAGCTCATGCAGCACGTGGTGCAGAAGATCGGCGCGATCGCACGGCCCGACGACATCCTCTTCGCCGCGGACCTGCCCAAGACCCGCTCCGGCAAGATCATGCGCCGCTTGCTCAAAGACGTGGCCGAAGGTCGCGCCCTGGGCGACACCACAACGCTTGCGGATCCCAGCGTCGTGGAAAGGCTGAAGAAGGAGTA
This window harbors:
- a CDS encoding type II CAAX endopeptidase family protein, which codes for MPADEPIGLELPGTVRQTARSILQAAAFLLLFLVWNVAASLCLLLSIQLGYPLVGLGISIALYFLLLWGVALRAEAPRRRLALLRLRPLDQETLRWTLAGVPVLLALSWAVGEVYVRLVPVPPESFNPFGDLMVTAEGRLAVTMLAVGIAPVLEEFFFRGFLQGLLERSFGSIVGLVAAAAIFAAVHVLPWIFPLHFFLGLAFGYAVWATRSIWTGVILHAANNAAAVAGLGLEGRDPSPTPTLWQVGPDVGWWMSLGILLVSAVLAYLVAVRLYRAGRGESLRPRLGRG
- a CDS encoding serine/threonine-protein kinase, encoding MAGLEGLLAGRVLGGRYLIEEVIGRGGMGAVYRALDERLGRRVAVKVITLVGGDPDAVERLRARFHREARAAAALPHHPNVVPVYDYGTDEDLGLDYIVMELLRGQDLATRMARSGAPPLSTALRILLQAVRGVAVGHRSGLIHRDVKPGNIFLTQGDEREVQVRVVDFGIAKLVDDDDTANQLTQDGRVPHSPAFASPEQLRGLSRLTPASDVFSLGAVGYLLLTGERPFTDADRNRMSLGMPVPPPRMRTSHPAIPAAVEVVIQKALAYDPADRFPDAVAMLEALEDAIQGIATTPLDPYAGVRYDRPLSEPTVAGQRRPEGLEGDEDRTRLLAEQGDRTRLLPEEDDRTRLLPERDEATLAEPATPPTGTPSPPPPTTAPRRQGPRAFTPRKPPKKRSRAGLVVWTLVLLALAAVAYWAYLEANRRVAEIPPPPEEIRGIGEPVDVEPPPERDMLNAVLLNSDGRRQYDAGHYDSALVSFRLAVEVDPENANYRRNLALALLSQGQNEDETTQLRMAEEAVGHLERALALDPTLEIAQYDYARALLVTGDTAQALEEFRTFANRVANASNPDLAATYLAAQNAITRIRTAQLSAARAAQRAQQDTAPPRLPVPDTIAPVVPAEPDG
- a CDS encoding helix-turn-helix domain-containing protein; the protein is MRPVIRPLLVLHPDASLRARVREACGTDFDYVEVEDWAGLEASVRQGPPSAVVLLDPTMRDEPHARISSGRAPRLSLRARSLLQAYPSTAVVAALRVPPNAHELVRELGRRGIVQLIILGHDDTVPAIARRLRAARSRPLRSLLEEVLPPETSGRARAILDAAVEVVTTGGHGRDLAAALGLAPRTLVRWTGMAGTPPARLLLAWMRVLLACALLDDPGRSVRDIAVAAGYSSDSGLRRVTQKLLGASPTDLRERGAFGAAAAAFVSVLSEYRLRVRFTTREG
- the acs gene encoding acetate--CoA ligase gives rise to the protein MADTPNTLDTLLQEDRLFPPPPDFAQAAHVSDDAIYAEAAADPEGYWARWAEELHWHRKWDRVLEWDPPHAKWFVGGKLNAAYNCLDRHLQGDRRTRAALIWEGEPGDTVTYTYEELHREVCRVANALKELGIRRGDRVAIYLPMIPEAAIAMLACARIGAPHSVVFGGFSADSLRDRIRDAEAKLLITADGGYRRGGVVPLKRAADEAIEREGGCPTIENVLVVRRHGRDGAPIGNAAMREGRDQWWHEVVGRQSAECPVEEMDSEDLLYVLYTSGTTGKPKGIMHTTGGYLTQCYATTKWVFDLKDSDVYWCTADVGWVTGHSYIVYGPLANGATALMYEGAPDHPGRDRFWELVEKYRVTVFYTAPTAIRAFMKWGTEHPAKHDLSSLRLLGTVGEPINPEAWIWYHENIGRERCPIVDTWWQTETGAIMITPLPGVTATKPGSATVPFPGIEADILSQTGDVITNGGGFLAIRQPWPAMLRGIWGDPQRYRDTYWSKWAGQTIDRDGSPQDGASVYFPGDGAKRDEDGYFWVIGRIDDVLNVAGHRIGTMEVESALVDHPAVAEAAVVGKAHDIKGQAVAAFVTLKEGYEPDEDLRRELMQHVVQKIGAIARPDDILFAADLPKTRSGKIMRRLLKDVAEGRALGDTTTLADPSVVERLKKEYEGKEG